The following nucleotide sequence is from Thermodesulfobacteriota bacterium.
TTGTTAAGTTTAATGCTCTCCTCCAATGCTTCTTTTACTTTTTGCTCGTAGCCCGAGTAGGTGTGCACAACATACCACTTTTTTTCCATGCTGTTACCGACGTTCTTTTCCATAATTACCCGCGCAAAAGGGCCTGGATGATCTTTGCCAGACCTACATCTATTATTCCCAGAAATATGGCGGCTATTATGACCGTTATTAACACCACGTACGTACCTTTGACCGTGTCTTTTTTAGGTGGCCAGGTTATCCTTTTTGATTCCAAATAAACTTCCTTTAGGTACTCGATTAAATCTTTTACCTTTTTCTTTATGTAAACCATTTCTTTTAGAACTTAATCAGGCCAGGAGGGATTCGAACCCCCATCACCCGGATTTGGAGTCCGGTGCTCTATCCGTTGGAGCTACTGGCCTTTACTTGGTCTCTCTATGCAAAGTATGTTTCCTACAAAACTTGCAGTACTTTCTAAACTC
It contains:
- the secE gene encoding preprotein translocase subunit SecE — its product is MVYIKKKVKDLIEYLKEVYLESKRITWPPKKDTVKGTYVVLITVIIAAIFLGIIDVGLAKIIQALLRG